The stretch of DNA CTGGTATAATGAGAAAGATGGAAAAATCTATTTCCACGGAGCGAAATCCGGTCATAAGATCGATGCCATCAGAAACTGTGATAAAGTTTCATTCTGTGTTATGGACAAGGGATACCGGAATGAGGGCGAATGGGCATTAAATATCCGAAGCGTCATTGTATTTGGACGCCTTCACACAGTGGAAGAACCGGAAAAAGTAACAGAAATATGCACAAATTTATGCAAAAAGTTCACGGATGATGAGACATATGTGGAATACGAACTGGAACATTTCGGCTCCCAGGTTCTCTGTCTGGAGCTGGAACCGGAACATATAACCGGGAAACTGGTAAATGAGTCCTGAAAAACTGCCTGTGGAGAAGAATATCATGGGAAATACAGAGAAGAAAATAAAAGTCCTGGTAAAGCCACAGTGTGACGCGGAAATCCGGGACAGGTTTATAACAAAATTTGGAGAGAAATGTGAGTTTGTTTTTGAGGAAAATGAAACCAGGGATTCTATCACAACAGCGGAAGTGGTGATCGGAGAACCGGAAGAATCGGAACTTCAGAAAGCCGGAAACTTCCGCTGGGTTCAACTGACATGGGCCGGTGCGGATAAGTATACAAAAATGAAAACATTTCCGACAGGAGTTACATTGACTAATGCTTCCGGAGCATTCGGAAAAATCATATCGGAATATGTGATCGGGAACATCATTGCCCTGTACCGAGGATTTCCTGTTTACTGGAAAAACGAGAAGGAACATCTCTGGGTACAGAATAAATTATCAGACACTATATACGGAAAAAATGTTCTTATCCTGGGAACCGGCGACATTGGAAAAAATATCGCTCACAGAATGAAAGCATTTGAAACCCGTGTGACTGGAATAAAAAGAACTGCAGTCTCAGAACATTCAGACCAGCTGAAAGATTTTGACCAGATATACGATCTGACAGCATTGGATCAGCAGCTTCAAAAAGCAGATATCGTAATCGGCTGTCTCCCTGGAACGCCGGAAACAAAAGGACTTCTGAATTATGACCGGCTGCATTCCATGAAAAAAGAAGCAATTCTGGTCAACATAGGACGGGGAAGTCTCATTCCAACAGAAGATTTGATCCGAGCATTACAGGAGGGGCATTTAAAAGGCGTAGTCCTGGATGTATTTGAGACAGAACCCCTGCCGGAGACATCACCTCTCTGGAATATGGAAAACATCCTCATCACCCCACACATCGCAGGTCCAAGTTTCGGAGGAAACGCAGAAGTCCAGGACATGATCTGGAACATCTGTATGGAAAATCTGGAACGATATGTGAATGGAAAAGAATTAAAGAATATTGTCCGGTTAAAGGACGGGTATTAAATAACATTGGAGGATGTTTAAATGAAAGACAAATACCGGAAAACGGTATACGCCTGTTTTGCGGGTTACATCGTACAGGCGATCGTAAATAACTTTGTGCCGCTGCTTTTTCTGACATTCGAAAAAAGTTACCACATTCCACTGAGCCAGATCACAATGCTGATCACATTCAATTTCGGGATTCAGCTGCTGATCGATCTTCTGTCAGCAAAATTTGTAGACCGGATCGGTTACCGGATTTCCATTGTTCTGGCACATGTATTTTCGGCAGCAGGACTGATCTGTCTGGTGATCCTGCCGGATCTTTTGCCCAACGCATTTGCGGGATTATTTATTTCCGTAGTGATCTATGCCGTAGGCGGAGGACTGATCGAAGTGCTGATCAGCCCCATTGTAGAAAGCTGCCCAAGCGACAACAAAGAAAAGGCAATGAGCCTTCTCCACTCTTTTTACTGCTGGGGTCATGTGGCAGTGGTTCTGCTTTCCACGATTTTCTTCCGGATATTTGGAATTGAAAACTGGAAGATCATGGCACTGATCTGGGCGATCATTCCGGTTGTAAATGGTATTGCATTTACAAAAGTTCCTATCGCAACACTCATCGAAGAGGGTGAGACAGGAATGACCATAAAAGAATTATGCAGAAATAAAACATTCTGGATCCTGATGTTAATGATGCTGTGTGCAGGCGCCAGCGAGCAGGGCGTCAGCCAGTGGGCGTCCACATTTGCGGAGATGGGACTTGGTGTAAGTAAGACCATCGGTGATCTTGCAGGCCCTATGGCATTTGCAATCCTGATGGGAAGTTCCAGAGCCTTTTATGGAAAATTCGGAGACCGGATTGATCTGGACAAATTTATGATCGGCAGCAGCATTCTCTGTATTATTTCCTATCTGTGTATTTCCCTTGCACCATCTGCATTTGTGTCACTGATCGGCTGTTCCATCTGCGGATTTTCTGTGGGAATCATGTGGCCGGGAAGTTTCAGCAAGTCGTCCATGGCACTGCGAAGAGGCGGAACATCCCTGTTTGCACTTCTGGCACTGGCCGGAGATGTAGGATGTTCCGGAGGCCCGACGTTAGTTGGCTTTGTGTCCGGGATATTATCGGATAACCTGAAAAGGGGAATTCTGGCAGGGGTTATTTTCCCTGTATTTTTGCTGGTGGGAATTCTGCTTCTGAAAAACAGACAGAGTGCAGACTGAGCTGCTCTGCCTTTCTCCGGAGGCCAGAGGGAACGGGCTTGGAAAGCAGCTGCTTCAGTACGGTATCGAAATTTATAACATTCAAGAACTCACCGTAAACGAACAGAATCCCCGGGCAGCCGACTTTTATGAGCACATGGGATTTCAGACATATAAAAGAACGGATCATGATGAGAAAGGGAATCCGTATCCGCTTCTGTATATGAGGCTATCCAGATAAGCAAAAGGGTTATTTGTCTGTGAGCAGGTACAGGATGCGTGGTTTACCAGTGCTATATTGACACTGTGTTGATAAAGTCGAAAGGAAAGGATAACAATGAACTGTCAGAAACTGATCGATCAGATAGAAAAATACAAGCCCTACAATGAACAGGAAGAAAAAGATAAGATCTTAATTTTGGACTGGATCAGAAACAATAAGAATGCTTTTTTGAGAGAGAATACAGTAGCCCATATGACAGCTTCCGCCTGGGTTGTGAACAAGGAACGAAACAGAGTTCTTATGGTATATCACAATATTTACAACTCCTGGTCTTGGCTTGGAGGACATGCGGATGGGGAGACGGATCTTCTGTCTGTTGCAGTCCGGGAGGTAAAGGAAGAAGCCGGAATTTCCAATGTTCATCCGGTGTCCGAGGAGATTTTTTCCATGGAATCCCTGACTGTAGATGGTCATGTGAAAAAAGGAAAATATGTATCCAGCCATCTGCACTTTAATATCACATATCTCCTTGAGGCAGACCCGGAAGAAGCGGTTTCCATAAAAGCAGATGAAAACAGCGGCGTAGCCTGGTTTTCACCAGAAGAAGCATTGGAGAAATCTACAGAACCGTGGTTTGTGGAGCATGTTTACAGCAAACTTCTGGAAAAAATGAATGATGTGAAGGGGAACGGTAAATGAAAATTGCACTTGTACAGATGAGTATGGGAAAAGAAATATCTGAGAACCTTGATAAAAGCCTGAAATACTGTGATATGGCAGAAAACTGTGATCTGGTCTTTTTTCCGGAAATACAGCTGACACCGTTTTTTCCGCAGTATCACAAGGTATGTGTGGACCATTACTGTATAGATATGGATAATGATGCACTGGTAAGATTGTGCCGGAAAGCATCCGTACCTGTGCAAGAAAAGGTGCAGACCTGATCATAGTCCCGACTGCAAATACAAAAGCAGATGACAGAGAGCAGTATGATCGATAAAGGAGAAACAAAAAAATGGCAAAACTATATTTCAGATACGGGGCGATGGGAAGCTTGAAATCTGCCAATATTCTGATGGTGCGGGAAACGTGCACAGTGCAATACACGATATTCCAACGGAAAAATCGTGCGGGAAGGCGCACAGATCATGCTGGGTTCCAATGAAAGTTATGTGGCACTTTGCAGAAAACACTATAAAGAAGGGAAATTGTGTAAGTGAGATAACATCCGGAAGCAGGGAAGAATATGATGCTCCAAAGCCAGATAAGTCAAAACATCTTATCTGGCTTTTTTGCAATAAATCCGATCGCAATAAGGAGTATCGTCAACACCCATGAGATCGGAAATGCATAATACAGAATGTTTAACTGATGGTAATGTCTGAAAACCGTGCATATCCATGCAATGCGAAAACAACAGGTCCCGCTAATGGTAGCAACAGCCGGGTACAGGGAATGTTCGGTGCCTCTTAATACGCCTGCCGGAATTTCGTACAGGTTGCACAGCGGTTCGAAAAAAGAATGCACAGGATACGAAGACAGGCATTCTGTATAACGATTTGATCTGCAGAAAAAATTCCTGCAAAAAAATTCCGGAATATGACAAAGGGTTCAATAAGGACCAGACTGCTTAAGACAGAGAAAATCATACATATCCGCAGGATTTTTCTGCATCGGTGATCCTGACCGGCAGAATGGTTCTGGCTGGTAAAGGTGGTCGCTGTCTGGCCGAAGGCAGTGATCACATAATAGGTAAAATATTCAAAGTTCATGGCAATGGTACTGCCTGCAATTGCAGAAGAGCCGAAGCCATTCACAGAGGCCTGTACAAAAATATTGGCAAAGCAGAAAACAGCACCCTGAATGGCAGAGGGGATTCCGACTTTAAGAACCGCCATCACAGATCCGTAAAATCTGATTTGAAGTTAGAACAGGAATTTGATAAAATAAAAGTAAATCGAGACTAACACGGAACGAAGGAGGAAAAAGAATATGATAGCACAGGTGCTGCTGGAGGGTTTGATACTTGGGATTTTGCTGATGGGGATCTGCGCCGTCGGGATTCGAAAGGGCGCAGTGGGAATGTTGCATCTCTATCATCAGGATGTAAAAGATCGCTGTGTGGAACTGGGACTGACAACCCATGAGAAAATCAGCAAAAACAGTAAGATGTTTAAGATCATCTGTATTCCGGGATACATACTGTATATTCTCGTATGTGTATATGCTATAAATGGCGCAGAGGATTTCCTGTCCGGCTTCTGGCAGATGTTTGTCATTTTATCAGTGATGAATGTGATAGACCGTTTTCTTGTGGATGACTGGTGGGTAGGTCATACAAAAGCATGGATCATTCCGGGAACAGAAGACTTAAGGCCGTACATCACCAGCGAAGATAAACGCAAAAAATGGATTGCAGGAACTGTTGGAATGGCAGTGATCTCAGCGGTGCTGGCAGTGATTGGTGTGTTAGTAATGTAGTAAAAATAGGCAGATAAAGGGGAAAGAAATTATGTTTTATGGATTTGACCAGGTATTTAATATTTTATTTGCAATTATATTTTTTTGCGTTTTGGGAACGATGGTTTATATTTTTGCGAAAAATATCAGTACATGGAATAAAAATAACAATTCTCCCAGGTTAACGGTCACAGCAGAGATTGTTGCAAAGCGAACGAAGGTTTTCCATAATCAGCAGTTTGACGGTTTTAGCACCACTACATCTACCAGTTACTATGTGACTTTTGAAGTGAAGAGTGGCGATCGGATGGAACTTGCTGTCACAGGAAAGGAATATGGTCAGATGGCAGAGGGAGATGTTGGTGAATTAAGTTTTCAGGGAACGAGATTTCTTGGATTTGAGAGAAACTGAAAAAATGGCGGAACATGTGGGAATTGGAGGTAAGAAGCATGAAAGAAAAAAAATTATGGAAACTGGGTACAGGAGAAAATGCTGTATCTGATATTTGGGCTTGCAGCAGGAGCGGTTGTCACCAAAGATGTACCTGCCAATAAAGTTGTGGCAGGAGTGCCGGCAAAAGTGATAAGAGATGTAAAAAAATAGATCAGAATACAGAGAAAGGAACAAAAGGTTTATGGCCAATGGAATAACCGTGTGAACTGAAAGAAGTTTGCACGGTTTTTTGAAAAAAATATGTTAGAAGAAACTAATTTATAATGAAAATTAAACTTACGGAGGGAAAAAGATGTCATATTCAGAAGAACTGAGAGCATTTGCAGCAACCCATACATATAAGGATATAAAAGTCGACGGAAGTACTTTTCATTATGTATTGAGTGGGAAAAAAGGTGGAAAGACGCTGATACTGTTAAATGGAGGAATGAATACACTGGAAATGTGGATGCGATATATAGATGCGCTGTCTGATACGTATCAGGTACTGCTTTTTAATTATCCCCAGGAGATTCGGACCAACCAGGAACTGGTAAAAGGGATGCATGTTTTTTTCGAAAGGCTGGGGATTAAAGAGCCGGTCTTTATAGGTGCAAGTGATGGCGGCATGGTTGCCCAGATCTATACGCAGGCGTATCCGGGGGAAGCTGGGGGGCTTATTCTGATCTCAACAGGCGGTATGGATGCGGAGACGATAAAAAGTCTCAGGAAGAAATATTTTTTGGCACCGCTGATGCTATTTTATATGAAACATTGTAATTATGAGAAACTGAAACCGAAACTGATCAAAGTCGGAATGGGACACAGCCGGAACGAGAGTAAAGAAGAAATTGCATATGCCAAAGATATGTTTGAAACTATTTTCAAAGATTATACCCAGGAAAAAGATGTGCATATTTCCGGCCTGCTGGCTGATCTGATGAAGCAGACGCCGGTTACGGAAGCTGATTTTAGAATGCTTAAGGGAAAAATACTTCTGATACTTCCGAAGCAGGATTTCTTTTCCGAAAAGATGCAGAAAGACCTGATACAGCTGATGCATGAT from Blautia sp. SC05B48 encodes:
- a CDS encoding pyridoxamine 5'-phosphate oxidase family protein, whose translation is MFRKMRRSKQELTKEECIEILKKEPRGVLSVQGEEGYPYGMPMTHWYNEKDGKIYFHGAKSGHKIDAIRNCDKVSFCVMDKGYRNEGEWALNIRSVIVFGRLHTVEEPEKVTEICTNLCKKFTDDETYVEYELEHFGSQVLCLELEPEHITGKLVNES
- a CDS encoding D-2-hydroxyacid dehydrogenase; the protein is MSPEKLPVEKNIMGNTEKKIKVLVKPQCDAEIRDRFITKFGEKCEFVFEENETRDSITTAEVVIGEPEESELQKAGNFRWVQLTWAGADKYTKMKTFPTGVTLTNASGAFGKIISEYVIGNIIALYRGFPVYWKNEKEHLWVQNKLSDTIYGKNVLILGTGDIGKNIAHRMKAFETRVTGIKRTAVSEHSDQLKDFDQIYDLTALDQQLQKADIVIGCLPGTPETKGLLNYDRLHSMKKEAILVNIGRGSLIPTEDLIRALQEGHLKGVVLDVFETEPLPETSPLWNMENILITPHIAGPSFGGNAEVQDMIWNICMENLERYVNGKELKNIVRLKDGY
- a CDS encoding MFS transporter, with the protein product MKDKYRKTVYACFAGYIVQAIVNNFVPLLFLTFEKSYHIPLSQITMLITFNFGIQLLIDLLSAKFVDRIGYRISIVLAHVFSAAGLICLVILPDLLPNAFAGLFISVVIYAVGGGLIEVLISPIVESCPSDNKEKAMSLLHSFYCWGHVAVVLLSTIFFRIFGIENWKIMALIWAIIPVVNGIAFTKVPIATLIEEGETGMTIKELCRNKTFWILMLMMLCAGASEQGVSQWASTFAEMGLGVSKTIGDLAGPMAFAILMGSSRAFYGKFGDRIDLDKFMIGSSILCIISYLCISLAPSAFVSLIGCSICGFSVGIMWPGSFSKSSMALRRGGTSLFALLALAGDVGCSGGPTLVGFVSGILSDNLKRGILAGVIFPVFLLVGILLLKNRQSAD
- a CDS encoding GNAT family N-acetyltransferase: MQTELLCLSPEARGNGLGKQLLQYGIEIYNIQELTVNEQNPRAADFYEHMGFQTYKRTDHDEKGNPYPLLYMRLSR
- a CDS encoding NUDIX hydrolase — its product is MNCQKLIDQIEKYKPYNEQEEKDKILILDWIRNNKNAFLRENTVAHMTASAWVVNKERNRVLMVYHNIYNSWSWLGGHADGETDLLSVAVREVKEEAGISNVHPVSEEIFSMESLTVDGHVKKGKYVSSHLHFNITYLLEADPEEAVSIKADENSGVAWFSPEEALEKSTEPWFVEHVYSKLLEKMNDVKGNGK
- a CDS encoding nitrilase-related carbon-nitrogen hydrolase; this encodes MKIALVQMSMGKEISENLDKSLKYCDMAENCDLVFFPEIQLTPFFPQYHKVCVDHYCIDMDNDALVRLCRKASVPVQEKVQT
- a CDS encoding MATE family efflux transporter, producing MAVLKVGIPSAIQGAVFCFANIFVQASVNGFGSSAIAGSTIAMNFEYFTYYVITAFGQTATTFTSQNHSAGQDHRCRKILRICMIFSVLSSLVLIEPFVIFRNFFAGIFSADQIVIQNACLRILCILFSNRCATCTKFRQAY
- a CDS encoding DUF2500 domain-containing protein, which translates into the protein MFYGFDQVFNILFAIIFFCVLGTMVYIFAKNISTWNKNNNSPRLTVTAEIVAKRTKVFHNQQFDGFSTTTSTSYYVTFEVKSGDRMELAVTGKEYGQMAEGDVGELSFQGTRFLGFERN
- a CDS encoding alpha/beta fold hydrolase, whose product is MSYSEELRAFAATHTYKDIKVDGSTFHYVLSGKKGGKTLILLNGGMNTLEMWMRYIDALSDTYQVLLFNYPQEIRTNQELVKGMHVFFERLGIKEPVFIGASDGGMVAQIYTQAYPGEAGGLILISTGGMDAETIKSLRKKYFLAPLMLFYMKHCNYEKLKPKLIKVGMGHSRNESKEEIAYAKDMFETIFKDYTQEKDVHISGLLADLMKQTPVTEADFRMLKGKILLILPKQDFFSEKMQKDLIQLMHDPAIQYVSGGHLSTILKADDYVKVIRDFLGNI